A window from Chitinophaga filiformis encodes these proteins:
- a CDS encoding type 1 glutamine amidotransferase domain-containing protein, whose product MKIGKILFVVTSHDELGDTGKKTGLWIEEFAAPYYTFHDLGKEIVIASPKGGQAPIDPKSDLPENRTEATIRYYSDKETQNKLSNTVTLSSVSESDFDTIFYPGGHGPMWDLPDNKDSIRLIESFYNNGKLVTLVCHAPVALKNVKSPNGEWLIKGKRVAAFTNSEEEAVQLTKVVPFLLEDMLKERGANFQKGEDWLPFVTRDGLLITGQNPASSVLAAHTVLEYAARS is encoded by the coding sequence ATGAAAATCGGCAAAATTCTGTTCGTTGTTACGTCTCATGATGAATTAGGCGATACCGGTAAAAAGACAGGTCTGTGGATTGAGGAGTTTGCTGCTCCCTATTACACATTTCATGATCTGGGAAAAGAAATTGTTATTGCGTCACCCAAAGGGGGGCAGGCCCCGATTGACCCCAAAAGCGATCTGCCGGAAAACCGGACAGAGGCTACGATACGGTATTATAGTGATAAAGAGACACAGAACAAGCTTAGCAATACGGTGACGCTAAGCTCCGTTTCGGAAAGCGACTTCGATACGATTTTCTACCCGGGCGGACATGGGCCAATGTGGGACCTTCCCGATAATAAAGACTCCATCCGGCTGATCGAATCATTTTATAATAATGGAAAGCTCGTAACGCTGGTGTGTCATGCTCCGGTGGCCTTGAAGAATGTAAAATCTCCCAATGGTGAATGGCTCATTAAAGGTAAAAGAGTAGCAGCATTTACCAACTCCGAAGAAGAGGCGGTGCAATTGACAAAAGTGGTGCCTTTTCTCCTGGAAGATATGTTGAAAGAAAGGGGAGCGAATTTTCAAAAAGGAGAGGACTGGCTGCCTTTTGTGACCCGCGACGGGTTGTTGATAACGGGGCAAAACCCGGCCTCATCTGTCCTGGCTGCACATACTGTACTTGAGTATGCAGCAAGGTCATGA
- a CDS encoding GlxA family transcriptional regulator, with product MEKKRVVFFLFDHVHLLDLAGAVTVFYEAGCCGHPYELRYVSPYTAPGTSSGLGFTRVEPLDAVDIQSADIVIVAGMDLSKWGHTDGSAWIPWLQNAAAVGATVCSVCTAAFALAMAGLLDGRSCTTHWGYTAALQQHFPKLQVIENRLFVKSDNIYTSAGISTGIDLALFLVEEHYGPTFAYTVAKDMVVYIRRDGQASQHSIHLQHRQHINHQIHEVQDYITHHLHTKLTINELAAMVYMSSRNLTRLFKSTTGITIGDYIRNLREEKASQLLKEGQKLAWVAKTCGIGSTRQLSQLAKKAGITAKLA from the coding sequence ATGGAAAAGAAACGTGTCGTATTTTTTCTGTTTGACCACGTACACCTGCTGGACCTGGCAGGAGCAGTCACAGTCTTTTATGAAGCAGGATGTTGTGGCCACCCATATGAATTGCGATATGTATCGCCCTATACTGCACCCGGTACTTCTTCGGGATTGGGCTTTACCCGCGTGGAGCCGCTGGACGCTGTCGACATTCAATCTGCCGATATAGTGATCGTAGCAGGAATGGATCTTTCAAAATGGGGTCATACAGATGGCAGCGCATGGATCCCCTGGCTACAAAACGCTGCTGCTGTAGGCGCTACCGTATGTTCTGTCTGTACGGCTGCATTTGCCCTGGCTATGGCCGGGCTCCTGGATGGACGCAGCTGCACAACGCACTGGGGGTATACCGCAGCCTTACAGCAACACTTTCCTAAGTTGCAGGTGATAGAGAACAGGTTGTTCGTCAAAAGCGATAATATCTACACCAGCGCCGGTATTTCGACAGGCATTGACCTGGCGCTGTTCCTGGTGGAAGAACATTATGGCCCTACATTCGCCTATACGGTGGCCAAAGACATGGTCGTTTACATCCGTCGCGACGGACAGGCTTCCCAGCATAGCATCCATCTGCAGCACCGGCAGCATATCAATCATCAGATACACGAAGTGCAGGACTATATCACCCATCATCTGCATACAAAGCTGACAATCAATGAACTGGCGGCAATGGTGTATATGTCGTCGCGGAACCTCACCCGTCTGTTCAAATCTACCACAGGTATCACCATTGGGGATTACATCCGTAACCTGCGGGAAGAGAAGGCCTCCCAATTGCTGAAGGAAGGCCAGAAGCTGGCATGGGTAGCTAAGACCTGTGGCATCGGCAGTACCCGTCAACTGAGCCAGCTTGCAAAGAAAGCCGGCATAACGGCTAAATTGGCCTGA